Proteins encoded within one genomic window of Granulicella pectinivorans:
- a CDS encoding MBL fold metallo-hydrolase: MGVRVSHCIGLIIHHSVIQRSFVALISWFVQTGGKTQGHPLRGFGYVLRSFLRLLFCCELLLDSKGDGIVVHLMRLVAPRRTLLPSTRLLAEQYDGLDNQLADCAFVGFMEQGGQQLGCRFAFLRPDTLILSDHLASPLSKQWEHLLGTFADVKAIVITHAHVDHAGGAAELREKTLAPIIAHEDDLPYYRREKPVALCPTGRWDGIFSKTPLPRQSYTAFSPDVLLSAGDTLDISEFGLAGVVKHTPGHTAGSLSVELGNKEAMVGDLLASGILIGGVLRINHAIQPPFADDSLVVRKTLETL; this comes from the coding sequence GTGGGTGTGCGTGTATCGCATTGCATCGGTCTAATCATTCACCATTCGGTCATCCAGCGTTCTTTCGTGGCTTTGATCTCTTGGTTCGTGCAAACCGGGGGCAAGACGCAGGGCCACCCTCTTCGCGGGTTTGGCTACGTACTGCGGAGCTTTCTTCGACTTCTCTTTTGCTGTGAACTCCTGCTTGACTCTAAGGGCGACGGCATCGTTGTTCACCTTATGCGCCTGGTGGCGCCACGTAGAACCTTGCTGCCGTCCACTCGCTTGCTGGCCGAGCAGTATGACGGCCTCGACAATCAGCTTGCCGATTGCGCCTTCGTCGGCTTTATGGAGCAAGGTGGACAGCAGCTGGGCTGCCGATTTGCCTTTCTTCGCCCGGATACCTTGATTTTGAGCGACCATCTCGCCTCGCCTCTCAGTAAGCAATGGGAGCATCTTCTCGGTACCTTCGCGGATGTCAAAGCCATTGTTATTACGCACGCCCACGTCGACCATGCAGGCGGAGCAGCAGAACTCCGTGAGAAGACGCTGGCTCCGATTATCGCGCATGAGGACGACCTGCCTTATTACAGGCGAGAGAAGCCGGTGGCCCTTTGCCCTACCGGGAGGTGGGACGGTATTTTCTCAAAAACACCCCTTCCTCGTCAGAGCTATACCGCGTTTAGTCCGGACGTTTTGCTATCGGCTGGCGACACTCTCGACATCTCCGAGTTTGGCCTCGCGGGCGTTGTCAAGCACACGCCTGGGCATACAGCGGGATCGCTTTCCGTCGAACTTGGAAACAAAGAGGCGATGGTAGGAGATCTTTTAGCCTCCGGCATCCTGATTGGCGGTGTTTTGCGAATCAACCACGCGATCCAGCCTCCGTTTGCGGACGATAGCCTAGTCGTCCGCAAAACTCTTGAGACTCTTTGA
- a CDS encoding FAD-dependent oxidoreductase: MNPSITIIGGGLGGLTLARVLHIHGIAATVYEAEASADARGQGGLLDIHEYNGQLALKAAGLYEDFRGLIQAEAEAQCILDKNGSVLLYQPDKGNGGRPEVPRGDLRRILLDSLPSGTVRWGHKTTAVSSIGDGRHTVTFANGSTATTNLLVGADGAWSRVRPLLTEAKPTYAGTSFIETFLFDCEARHKASADAVGSGTMMALAPGKGIMAHREADATLHAYVALNKPEDWIANIDFSDPISTLARVAAEFEGWAPQLIELLTGTETDPVLRPIYTLPIGHRWRRVRGVTLLGDAAHLMSPFAGEGANLAMYDGAELGKAIAANPNDLEAALLVYEKDMFTRSASAAEEADRNLKLFFDENTPQSVIDLFTNHQAIHESLARQSRVAEAT; encoded by the coding sequence ATGAATCCATCGATCACCATCATCGGAGGGGGCCTCGGCGGGCTGACTCTTGCGCGCGTGCTCCATATTCACGGTATCGCAGCTACCGTCTACGAGGCGGAAGCATCCGCCGACGCAAGAGGACAGGGCGGCTTGCTCGACATCCATGAATACAACGGCCAATTGGCACTCAAGGCAGCTGGACTCTATGAGGATTTCCGTGGACTCATACAGGCTGAGGCCGAGGCACAATGCATCCTCGACAAGAACGGTAGCGTTCTGCTCTATCAACCCGACAAGGGCAACGGCGGTCGCCCTGAGGTGCCACGCGGAGACCTTCGTCGCATCCTGCTGGACTCACTTCCTTCTGGGACGGTTCGCTGGGGACACAAGACTACAGCAGTGTCTTCTATCGGCGATGGCAGACACACCGTAACCTTCGCGAATGGATCGACGGCGACCACCAACCTCCTCGTGGGGGCGGACGGCGCTTGGTCCAGAGTTCGTCCACTCCTCACCGAAGCAAAACCGACTTACGCTGGCACCTCGTTCATCGAGACGTTCCTGTTCGACTGTGAAGCCCGTCACAAGGCAAGCGCAGATGCGGTTGGCAGCGGCACCATGATGGCACTTGCGCCGGGCAAAGGCATTATGGCGCATCGCGAGGCAGACGCCACACTGCATGCCTACGTGGCGCTCAACAAGCCGGAGGATTGGATCGCCAACATCGACTTCTCCGACCCCATATCGACCCTGGCACGGGTCGCCGCAGAGTTCGAAGGATGGGCACCGCAACTGATAGAACTTCTCACTGGCACGGAGACCGACCCCGTGCTTCGTCCAATCTACACACTTCCGATCGGACACCGATGGCGTCGTGTGCGCGGTGTCACACTCCTCGGTGACGCAGCCCATCTCATGTCACCCTTCGCTGGCGAAGGAGCCAACCTCGCCATGTACGACGGCGCGGAATTGGGGAAGGCCATCGCTGCCAACCCCAATGATCTTGAAGCCGCGCTTCTCGTTTATGAAAAGGACATGTTTACCCGAAGTGCATCCGCGGCCGAAGAAGCTGACCGAAACCTGAAGCTGTTCTTCGACGAGAACACTCCTCAGAGCGTGATCGACTTATTTACGAATCACCAGGCCATCCACGAATCGCTTGCACGCCAGTCGCGTGTGGCAGAGGCGACTTGA
- a CDS encoding tartrate dehydrogenase encodes MKTYRIATIPGDGIGKEVIPAGERILEALATSENTFAFECENFDWGGDYYRRHGVMMPTDGLKALLDKDAILFGSAGDPHIPDHVTLWGLRLKICQGLDQYANVRPTRILPGIDAPLKRCAAHDLNWVIVRENTEGEYSGVGGRMHQGHPIEVATDLSLMTRAGVERIHRYAFRLAQSRPRKLLTVITKSNAQRHAMVMWDEIAAEIAKEFPDVKWEKELVDAATARMVNRPASLDTIVATNLHADILSDLAAALAGSMGIAPTGNINPERAYPSMFEPIHGSAFDIMGKGIANPVGTFWSVVMLLEHLGELEAAARVMLAIEHVTADPALHTADLGGNATTAMVTEAVCAQIASTAKQHMTVA; translated from the coding sequence ATGAAAACCTATCGTATCGCTACGATTCCAGGCGACGGCATTGGGAAAGAAGTGATTCCAGCTGGCGAGCGGATTCTAGAAGCCCTTGCCACCTCAGAGAATACCTTCGCGTTTGAGTGTGAGAACTTCGATTGGGGTGGAGACTACTACCGTAGGCACGGCGTGATGATGCCCACCGATGGTCTCAAGGCTCTGCTCGACAAGGATGCGATTCTCTTCGGGTCTGCCGGCGATCCGCATATTCCCGACCACGTCACCCTCTGGGGATTGCGGCTGAAGATCTGCCAGGGACTGGATCAATATGCCAACGTTCGGCCGACCCGCATCCTTCCGGGCATCGACGCTCCGCTCAAGCGATGCGCCGCACACGACCTGAACTGGGTGATCGTACGCGAGAACACCGAGGGCGAGTATTCCGGCGTTGGCGGCCGCATGCATCAGGGACATCCCATCGAAGTCGCCACTGACTTGTCGCTGATGACGCGCGCTGGCGTGGAGCGTATCCATCGTTACGCGTTTCGACTGGCGCAATCGCGTCCACGCAAGCTGCTCACCGTCATTACCAAAAGCAACGCGCAGCGCCACGCCATGGTGATGTGGGATGAGATCGCTGCTGAAATTGCGAAGGAGTTTCCGGATGTGAAGTGGGAGAAGGAGTTGGTCGACGCGGCCACGGCGCGTATGGTGAATCGTCCAGCCTCGCTCGACACAATTGTTGCAACCAATCTCCATGCCGACATCCTGAGCGATCTCGCCGCAGCACTGGCAGGCAGTATGGGGATCGCGCCCACCGGCAACATCAACCCGGAGCGCGCCTACCCCTCGATGTTCGAACCGATTCATGGTTCCGCATTCGACATTATGGGCAAGGGTATCGCCAATCCCGTTGGGACCTTCTGGTCTGTGGTGATGTTGCTTGAGCATCTCGGAGAACTGGAAGCTGCAGCACGAGTCATGCTGGCGATCGAGCATGTCACGGCGGATCCGGCCTTACACACGGCCGACCTTGGTGGCAACGCAACAACCGCCATGGTGACAGAAGCCGTTTGCGCGCAGATTGCTTCCACCGCGAAACAACACATGACCGTCGCGTGA
- a CDS encoding VTT domain-containing protein, whose protein sequence is MLLLMTVGALAARGEGHLTIPLVLLTSVFACVAADSVWFWLGRRWGSNVIRMICSLTSNPQGSRERSRHMFDRWGLRLLLVAKFIPLLDGVSPPLAGAQGATVQGFLAYDSVGSLLWSAVYLLAGFLFSTQLDRVIRLLDRFGSGLLLLIGIPMLLWAAWRLLRIVKMIRHLRLHRISPAMLQRMIDDGDRIGVVDLLRYEAMDQELAGIPGSVRADPEQLRKSQRVVVPEGVSMVLYCSSKNEFTSARVAQAMKKLGVSNVWILEGGLDAWVAEGRPTTTTFSTREEMAERLGVVIQPPGQHRR, encoded by the coding sequence ATGCTCCTCTTGATGACAGTCGGCGCGTTGGCTGCTCGTGGCGAGGGGCATCTCACCATTCCACTCGTGCTGTTGACGAGTGTATTCGCCTGCGTTGCCGCGGACAGCGTCTGGTTCTGGCTAGGGAGACGCTGGGGCAGCAATGTCATCCGAATGATCTGCAGCTTGACTTCCAATCCGCAGGGCAGCCGTGAACGCTCACGGCATATGTTTGATCGGTGGGGATTACGATTGCTGCTGGTGGCAAAATTCATTCCTTTGTTGGATGGGGTATCACCTCCGCTGGCTGGTGCCCAGGGCGCGACGGTTCAAGGTTTTCTAGCCTATGACTCCGTTGGCTCGCTCCTCTGGAGCGCGGTTTACCTCCTGGCGGGCTTTCTTTTTTCCACTCAACTTGACCGGGTCATCCGTCTACTCGACCGCTTCGGTTCGGGGTTACTTTTGCTGATAGGTATCCCTATGCTGCTGTGGGCCGCCTGGAGACTCTTGAGAATTGTCAAAATGATCCGTCACTTGCGGCTTCACCGGATTAGCCCGGCGATGCTGCAGCGGATGATCGACGATGGCGACAGAATTGGGGTGGTTGATCTGCTGCGATACGAAGCTATGGACCAGGAGCTTGCAGGCATTCCGGGTTCGGTTCGGGCGGACCCAGAACAGTTGAGAAAGTCTCAGCGCGTCGTCGTGCCGGAGGGGGTCAGCATGGTGCTCTATTGTTCGTCCAAAAACGAGTTTACGAGTGCGCGCGTTGCGCAGGCGATGAAGAAACTTGGAGTATCCAACGTGTGGATTCTGGAAGGCGGCCTCGACGCATGGGTTGCAGAAGGGCGTCCCACCACAACCACGTTCAGCACAAGAGAAGAAATGGCCGAGCGGCTGGGGGTCGTGATACAGCCTCCTGGCCAGCATCGGCGTTAG
- a CDS encoding alpha/beta fold hydrolase — MDTGSCDPTLIFLHYWGGSARTWKSVTCALEPRFRCVAYDQRGWGASDAPSDGYNLQNLADDASRLIRTLGLERYVLVGHSMGGKVAQLSAPQRPVGLHALVLIATASPVPQHISEEARQAQLHAYDSREMALAAINFLTVRRPDDATVEQLVQDSHVGSPGAKQAWPTIAAYEDLSAQVTKIAVQTLLLVGDQDGQDPVELQQREVLPLIESTRLEIIPDCGHLIPVDQPLTMAEAIATFLNAVEERRWLEREPGGAAFEHFQSPRRPAQGTECNGAGNTPRKLDALRGAGPLVAESWKNKKCWYINQTLMPDLHRIRNGSFLKTCTPVLL, encoded by the coding sequence GTGGATACCGGAAGCTGCGATCCGACGCTGATCTTTCTGCATTATTGGGGCGGTTCCGCGAGAACCTGGAAGTCCGTGACATGTGCGCTGGAGCCCAGATTTCGATGCGTCGCGTATGACCAGCGTGGCTGGGGAGCGTCCGATGCTCCCTCGGATGGATACAACCTGCAAAATTTGGCGGATGACGCGTCCAGGCTGATTCGGACGCTAGGGCTGGAACGGTATGTACTCGTAGGGCATTCCATGGGAGGCAAGGTGGCGCAGTTGTCAGCCCCTCAACGCCCAGTGGGCCTTCATGCGTTGGTCCTTATAGCTACTGCGTCACCGGTCCCGCAGCATATTTCCGAAGAAGCGAGACAAGCCCAGTTGCACGCATACGACAGTCGCGAGATGGCACTTGCGGCGATCAATTTCCTTACAGTGCGCCGACCTGACGACGCAACTGTCGAACAGCTTGTGCAGGATAGCCACGTCGGCTCGCCCGGCGCGAAGCAGGCATGGCCGACAATCGCCGCCTATGAAGATCTTTCGGCCCAAGTGACGAAGATCGCAGTGCAGACTCTGCTTCTTGTGGGGGATCAAGACGGGCAAGATCCTGTAGAACTGCAACAGCGAGAGGTCTTACCCCTCATCGAGAGTACAAGGCTCGAGATTATCCCCGACTGCGGCCACTTGATTCCAGTAGATCAACCATTGACGATGGCTGAGGCGATAGCAACATTCCTGAACGCTGTTGAAGAGCGGCGATGGTTGGAGCGCGAACCAGGTGGTGCGGCCTTTGAGCATTTTCAGAGCCCACGGCGGCCTGCTCAAGGCACAGAGTGCAATGGAGCTGGGAATACTCCGAGAAAGCTCGATGCGCTTCGAGGCGCTGGTCCTTTGGTGGCGGAGTCATGGAAAAACAAAAAATGCTGGTATATCAACCAAACGCTAATGCCGGATTTGCATCGGATTCGTAATGGATCATTCCTTAAAACGTGCACGCCAGTGCTTCTGTAG
- a CDS encoding alpha/beta hydrolase, which produces MNVARLLVLVLFAMAGCRCIAQTSGPPLAVRQVPAKSLPVPTDVSPGMQAVIAAPLRTGWDVLWKTGGEWRAAANDAAAKTIETLPAMRERLHVTVKPSTINGVKVYVVTPDAIPTEHRDKLLIHVHGGCYELSPGEAGTPEAIMMAGLGHFKVISVDYRMPPDAYFPSALDDAMTVYEAALKTSNPKNVAVFGTSAGGALVLEMMLRAKQLGLKMPGAIAPGTPMSDVTKTGDSFYTNEMVDNVLVSRDGFCDAATTVYAHGHDLKDPLLSPVYGDMHGFPPAILSTGTRDLLLSNTVRVHRRLRQAGVEAELEVYEGQSHAQYSRDDRLPETKEAFGEITAFFDKHLGH; this is translated from the coding sequence ATGAATGTCGCCAGGCTGCTTGTTCTTGTCCTCTTCGCAATGGCCGGCTGCCGCTGTATTGCCCAGACCAGCGGTCCACCGCTCGCAGTTCGTCAGGTTCCGGCGAAGTCCCTGCCCGTGCCAACCGATGTCAGTCCAGGAATGCAGGCTGTGATTGCCGCACCCCTGCGCACAGGCTGGGACGTTCTCTGGAAGACAGGTGGGGAGTGGCGAGCGGCGGCAAACGATGCAGCGGCAAAGACCATCGAGACGCTGCCGGCGATGCGCGAGCGGCTTCATGTCACGGTCAAGCCTTCGACGATTAATGGTGTCAAGGTGTATGTCGTGACACCCGACGCGATTCCGACGGAACACCGCGACAAGCTGCTGATCCATGTGCATGGCGGTTGCTATGAGCTCTCTCCCGGAGAGGCTGGGACACCCGAGGCGATCATGATGGCCGGGCTTGGTCATTTCAAGGTGATCTCGGTGGACTATCGGATGCCGCCCGACGCCTACTTTCCAAGCGCGCTCGATGATGCAATGACGGTTTACGAGGCCGCACTCAAGACATCCAACCCCAAGAACGTGGCCGTGTTCGGCACCTCCGCCGGCGGCGCGCTTGTGCTGGAGATGATGCTACGAGCCAAGCAATTGGGATTGAAGATGCCCGGGGCGATTGCGCCCGGAACTCCAATGTCCGACGTGACGAAGACCGGGGACAGCTTCTACACCAATGAGATGGTCGACAACGTTCTCGTCTCGCGAGACGGATTCTGCGATGCGGCCACCACGGTATACGCCCATGGTCACGATCTGAAAGACCCTCTGCTTTCGCCAGTTTACGGCGACATGCATGGGTTTCCGCCAGCGATCTTGAGCACCGGGACACGCGACCTGTTGCTGAGTAACACGGTGCGCGTACACCGTAGGTTGCGTCAGGCGGGTGTCGAAGCGGAGCTGGAGGTCTATGAGGGACAGTCTCACGCACAGTATTCCCGGGACGACCGTTTGCCCGAAACGAAGGAGGCCTTTGGCGAGATCACCGCATTCTTCGACAAGCATCTAGGCCACTGA
- a CDS encoding MFS transporter, giving the protein MRRISWRILPFVMLLYFISFLDRVNVGFAAITMNKEIGLSPAAYGLGGGLFFIGYFLFEVPSNLLLYRVGVRLWIARVMVTWGIVSACSAFVTGPHSFFALRFLLGIAEAGFFPGIILYLSLWFPARYRAIAAAAFMAAAPISTAIGSPISGALMELPRCAGLSNWQWLYLIEAAPAIVLGFVVLKALTDKPEDAKWLAADEREWLVARLKLEQGGASSTRVSGLNTVWETLCDFRVLALSLIYLGTSAGLYTLGLWAPLILRRSQFSSMQTGWINALPSVVAVLGMTFWARHSDRTLERTWHVVIPCVAACLGFIWAGSTHSATGVILALVVVNVGISAAKAPLWAMASSFLSGASAAAGIATINSVGNLGGFIGPYMIGWIEGKTGSYTGGLYLVGATLGLSAVLTLLLSRK; this is encoded by the coding sequence ATGCGTAGGATCAGTTGGCGGATCCTGCCGTTTGTGATGCTGCTGTACTTCATCAGCTTTCTCGATCGAGTGAATGTTGGCTTCGCCGCAATCACCATGAACAAGGAGATTGGCCTGTCGCCCGCTGCGTATGGCCTCGGCGGAGGACTCTTTTTCATCGGTTATTTTCTGTTTGAGGTTCCTTCAAACCTCCTCCTCTATCGGGTGGGCGTCCGTCTATGGATTGCACGCGTCATGGTCACCTGGGGCATCGTGTCCGCATGCTCCGCCTTTGTCACTGGGCCTCACAGCTTTTTTGCGCTACGGTTTCTGCTAGGCATCGCGGAAGCCGGCTTCTTCCCCGGCATCATTCTGTACCTCAGCCTTTGGTTTCCTGCGCGATATCGGGCGATTGCGGCTGCTGCATTCATGGCAGCGGCTCCTATCTCCACGGCGATCGGCTCTCCAATCTCGGGAGCGCTGATGGAGTTACCTCGCTGTGCGGGACTTAGCAATTGGCAATGGCTCTACCTCATCGAGGCAGCGCCCGCGATCGTGTTGGGCTTCGTCGTTTTGAAGGCGTTGACGGACAAGCCCGAAGACGCGAAGTGGCTGGCGGCAGATGAACGCGAGTGGTTAGTGGCGAGGCTCAAGCTCGAGCAGGGCGGCGCTTCCTCCACGCGTGTCAGCGGCCTAAACACTGTCTGGGAGACGCTTTGCGACTTCCGCGTACTGGCACTCTCACTGATCTATCTGGGAACATCCGCGGGGCTGTACACACTGGGATTGTGGGCCCCGCTGATTCTCCGGCGCTCTCAGTTCTCGTCGATGCAGACAGGCTGGATCAACGCACTTCCCAGCGTCGTTGCGGTTCTGGGAATGACGTTTTGGGCACGTCATTCCGACCGAACCCTGGAACGCACATGGCATGTCGTGATCCCGTGCGTTGCCGCATGTCTTGGTTTCATCTGGGCGGGAAGCACTCACTCGGCCACAGGTGTCATTCTTGCACTGGTTGTCGTCAACGTCGGCATCAGCGCGGCGAAGGCACCTCTCTGGGCGATGGCGAGTTCATTCCTGTCTGGTGCCAGTGCCGCCGCTGGCATTGCGACGATCAACTCCGTCGGAAACCTCGGCGGATTCATTGGCCCTTACATGATCGGGTGGATCGAGGGAAAGACCGGAAGCTACACGGGTGGCTTGTATCTGGTTGGTGCCACGCTGGGGCTGTCGGCAGTGCTCACTTTGCTCCTCAGCCGCAAGTGA
- a CDS encoding lasso peptide biosynthesis B2 protein → MPLAMQASAWLFLAWLALDVLPGKLYLPMMRPDAREITLSDDDVQTYARRVRWSVRAAAKRVPWRAVCFHEGLAAHQMLSRAGISSLLHYGVDKTEGGGLEAHVWVTAGAWIVVGGEAYARFTEIATFGAKSK, encoded by the coding sequence TTGCCCCTCGCGATGCAAGCGTCCGCATGGTTGTTTCTGGCGTGGCTTGCGCTCGATGTGCTGCCCGGCAAGCTCTACCTTCCCATGATGCGACCAGACGCCAGGGAGATCACGCTCTCGGACGACGACGTGCAGACTTATGCAAGGCGGGTACGGTGGTCCGTTCGTGCTGCGGCGAAGCGCGTTCCGTGGCGAGCGGTATGTTTTCACGAAGGTCTGGCGGCTCATCAGATGCTATCGCGCGCCGGAATTTCCTCCCTGCTCCACTACGGCGTTGACAAGACTGAGGGCGGAGGACTGGAGGCGCACGTATGGGTCACCGCAGGAGCCTGGATCGTGGTGGGAGGAGAGGCTTACGCGCGATTTACCGAGATTGCCACGTTCGGCGCGAAGTCGAAATAG
- a CDS encoding TetR/AcrR family transcriptional regulator: MARKTSGVSRREESLSRERIIEASIELLDKSGESGLTFRALSERLATGPGALYWHIANKSDLLTAACDAIVALTMNALLLDASPKAIIRTLALSLFDAIDAHPWVGSALTLAPGQVPMMRIVERLGQQIRALGVPSGEQWAAASALLNYILGVGGRNAANGQLARMRGLDRSEFLDAVSEIWSQLDPEEYPFARSMAGQMRAHDDRADFLAGIELILGGIDSLPRRGEGVSGV, from the coding sequence ATGGCTCGGAAAACATCAGGCGTTTCACGGCGGGAGGAATCGCTTTCTCGGGAACGCATCATTGAGGCGTCGATCGAGCTGTTGGACAAGAGCGGAGAGAGCGGACTGACGTTCCGCGCTCTGTCGGAACGGCTCGCCACCGGCCCCGGTGCTCTTTACTGGCACATCGCCAACAAGAGCGATCTGTTGACCGCCGCCTGTGACGCTATTGTTGCTCTGACAATGAACGCACTTCTTCTCGATGCATCGCCAAAGGCAATCATCCGTACTTTGGCGCTGTCTCTGTTCGACGCAATCGACGCGCACCCTTGGGTTGGCTCCGCCCTTACGTTGGCTCCGGGGCAGGTGCCCATGATGCGTATTGTCGAACGTTTGGGGCAACAGATTCGAGCCCTTGGCGTGCCGTCCGGAGAGCAGTGGGCTGCAGCGTCTGCTCTGCTGAACTATATCCTTGGTGTCGGTGGGCGGAACGCGGCCAACGGACAGCTTGCCCGCATGCGCGGTCTCGATAGATCCGAATTCCTGGATGCGGTCTCGGAGATATGGTCGCAGCTCGATCCAGAAGAGTATCCGTTCGCGCGCAGTATGGCTGGACAGATGCGTGCGCATGATGACCGCGCGGATTTTCTCGCTGGGATCGAGCTCATCCTCGGAGGAATCGACTCGCTTCCGCGTCGCGGTGAAGGTGTATCCGGAGTGTAG